The following proteins come from a genomic window of Candidatus Binataceae bacterium:
- a CDS encoding DUF503 domain-containing protein, producing MVAGILVVVVGVLQLTLFLPENHSLKGKRQVLRAIKDRVRSKFNVSIAESDGHDLWQRAELGICQVGSDRAFVDSALREVVNFIDALGLAPLGEERLEILNY from the coding sequence GTGGTCGCAGGGATCCTGGTCGTGGTCGTCGGCGTCTTGCAGCTTACGCTCTTCCTGCCCGAGAACCATTCGCTCAAGGGCAAGCGCCAGGTGCTGCGCGCGATCAAGGATCGCGTGCGCTCGAAGTTCAACGTGTCGATCGCGGAGTCCGACGGCCACGACCTGTGGCAGCGCGCCGAACTCGGCATCTGCCAGGTCGGCAGCGATCGCGCGTTCGTCGATTCGGCGCTGCGCGAGGTCGTCAACTTCATCGACGCGCTGGGCCTCGCGCCGCTCGGCGAAGAGCGGCTCGAAATACTCAACTACTGA
- the rbfA gene encoding 30S ribosome-binding factor RbfA: protein MASEPRRPERVAEMVLRELSSMLIRDLKDPRLRGITLTGVRMTDDLRYGRVFFSHLEGQARAAEAVAGFKSAGGFIRRQVGRSLGLRYAPELEFEFDPGPERAARIDVLLRSARKD from the coding sequence ATGGCTTCCGAACCACGCCGGCCCGAGCGCGTCGCCGAAATGGTGCTGCGCGAACTGTCCTCGATGCTGATTCGCGACCTGAAGGATCCGCGGCTGCGCGGGATCACGCTCACCGGCGTCAGGATGACCGACGATCTGCGTTACGGCCGGGTCTTCTTTTCTCACCTCGAGGGACAAGCGCGCGCCGCCGAGGCGGTCGCCGGCTTCAAGAGCGCGGGCGGATTTATCCGCCGCCAGGTCGGCCGTTCCCTTGGCCTGCGTTACGCGCCCGAGCTTGAATTCGAATTCGACCCGGGACCCGAGCGCGCAGCCCGTATCGACGTGTTGCTGCGAAGCGCGCGCAAGGATTGA